The Flavobacteriales bacterium genome contains the following window.
TCGTTGCGTTGCGCGCCAACTTCTAGTTCTTCTGATCATGCAGAGGAACTGATGCATCATCCGCGGGGTTGTTGACGTGGCCCCGCAACGAAGGCACCCCACAGCCGCTCCAACAGGCTGCTGGGGTGCTTTTCGTTTTCAGTCCTCAGCCCTGGTAGCTCACACGGAAGCGCATGCGCACACCGCCTTCGGGCAGTTCCGCGACTTCCTCGCCGCGCACGGTAAGCTGCAATCCGTGCAAGGTCAGGTAGCGCACGTTGCTCAGGCCTGAACGCCATTCAGTGGTCAGCCACGCGCGGAGTTCTTCCAAGAGCGCCATCTCGGATTCGGAAGAGAGCCGGGCTTGTGCGGCGCTGGCCGGGAAGAGCGCAACATCCTCAATGGACAGCTGCCGTGCGCGGGGAGTTCGCTCCCTGAACAGGACCACGGCACCTGTGATGCGTTGTCCGTGGTCCCTGATGGGTTCAGCATGGATGCTGATCAACCGTTCCTTGCCCTTTGTCCCCACCAAAGACGTGTGTTCCGGCAGGGTCACCTTGGCCCCGGTGCGCAAAGCCTCAGCGGCCGGGTTGGGCAGCGGCATGCACGTGTGCAGGTTCACCAACGGCAGCAGATCCTCCACTTCCATGCCATGCACTGCAGAGGTTGTTCTGCCGGTTATCTGCTCCGCCACTTCGTTCATGAACGTCACCCGCCCGGCCGTGTCGGTGATGATGAGACCGTCGCCCAAAGCAGCGAGCGCGGTATTCGTGCGTTCAAGCTCGCGCAGCGCTTCCAGTTCGTTGTGCTTGCGCTCTGCCGCTTCCGCCCTCCATTTCAGCAGGCGTATGCGGCCCCAACCGCCCAGCAGCACCAGCGCGGTACCGACCGTGAGGAAACGGAACGCACCGATGGCATCCTTCATACCTGACAGGTCGAGGGACAGGCGCGGTGGCGCGAAGAAGAACGTGGCCACCAGGTAGCTCGCCACGATGGAGAACAAACCCGGGCCGATACCGCCGAAGGTGGTGGCCACCATCACCGCGAAATAGAAAACGTAGTACGGCATGCCTTCCCCCATCACCGGGTCCAGCAGCCCGCGCATCACGGCGGACATGACCACGGCAATGAGGGCGATGGCATAACTGCGTCGGGTTCGATCTTCGGCCAGCATTCCGCGCGAAGATGCGAAAGGAGCAAGGCGCACGCAACACGGTGACAGCATGATCGCCGCGTCATTTCGGCCGTGGACCAACTGGTATTACACCGTCTCAAGGGACAGGCGAAGGTCATCGATGAGCGCCTCCGGATCCTCGATACCCACGTACAGCCGCACCATGTTGAACGATAGGCCACGCGGGTAGCCGTCCGGTCCCTTTGCAGCGCAAACCGGCCATTGCAGGCTTTCGTAGCCGCCCCAGCTCACGGCCATCAGGAAGCGCTTCAGGTTGTTGCAGAAGCGTTCGACAGCCGCCTCGTCCGCTGCATTGAGTTCGATGGTCATCAGGCCGCCGCAGCGCTTCATCTGTTGTTTGGCCAGCGCATGCTGCGGGTGACTTTCCAGGAAGGGCCAATACACGCGCTTCACCTTCGGATGTGCTTCCAGGAACCGCGCGATTTTCTCCGCATTGTCGGCGCTGCGGTGCACGCGCAGCTCGAGGGTCCGCAGCCCGCGCATCAGCAGCCATGCATCGTGCGGGCTGGGCACTGCGCCCAGGGTCATGAATTCCTTGCTCATCACCTGCCGCATGTGGGCTTTGGTTCCGGCGAGCACGCCGCACACCACATCGCTGTGGCCGTTCAAGTACTTGGTCCCGCTGTGTGCCACCAAGTCGATGCCCAGGTCGAAGGGGTTCTGGAACAAGGGGCTGTTGTAGCTGTTGTCGCACAGGGTGACGATGCCACGCTCCTTGGCGATGGCTGCCACTGCCCGCAGGTCCTGCAGTTCGAACGTGAA
Protein-coding sequences here:
- a CDS encoding PLP-dependent transferase, yielding MTDDLSYLLTHLGEDRERGYNAVVPPIVQSGNFTYPSVAAMHHAVQNELEQPVYTRGANPTVAIVRQKLAVLEHAEDALLFSSGAGAIAAAIISFTKAGDHVVCVHKPYTWTKKLLSELLDRFGVETTYVDGTDAENYRRACKPNTSFFVTESPNSFTFELQDLRAVAAIAKERGIVTLCDNSYNSPLFQNPFDLGIDLVAHSGTKYLNGHSDVVCGVLAGTKAHMRQVMSKEFMTLGAVPSPHDAWLLMRGLRTLELRVHRSADNAEKIARFLEAHPKVKRVYWPFLESHPQHALAKQQMKRCGGLMTIELNAADEAAVERFCNNLKRFLMAVSWGGYESLQWPVCAAKGPDGYPRGLSFNMVRLYVGIEDPEALIDDLRLSLETV
- a CDS encoding DUF4118 domain-containing protein: MLAEDRTRRSYAIALIAVVMSAVMRGLLDPVMGEGMPYYVFYFAVMVATTFGGIGPGLFSIVASYLVATFFFAPPRLSLDLSGMKDAIGAFRFLTVGTALVLLGGWGRIRLLKWRAEAAERKHNELEALRELERTNTALAALGDGLIITDTAGRVTFMNEVAEQITGRTTSAVHGMEVEDLLPLVNLHTCMPLPNPAAEALRTGAKVTLPEHTSLVGTKGKERLISIHAEPIRDHGQRITGAVVLFRERTPRARQLSIEDVALFPASAAQARLSSESEMALLEELRAWLTTEWRSGLSNVRYLTLHGLQLTVRGEEVAELPEGGVRMRFRVSYQG